A stretch of the Gracilinanus agilis isolate LMUSP501 chromosome 4, AgileGrace, whole genome shotgun sequence genome encodes the following:
- the RAB17 gene encoding ras-related protein Rab-17 yields the protein MARAEGNPRLDGDSQQPSVFKVVLLGSSSVGKSSLALRFLKNDFREILPTLGCAFFTHMMEVDGKALKLELWDTAGQEKYHSVCHLYFRGANAALLVYDIANKDTFHRAQNWWKELENEFQPEEIVVILVGNKTDLEDSREVTFEEGKTFSESNKLLFMETSAKLNHQVTEAFTAVARELLQREEQHGGQAQRKSPSVDLENSTSQRKAKCCLD from the exons ATGGCCCGGGCCGAAGGCAATCCCCGGCTGGACGGCGACTCCCAGCAGCCCTCCGTCTTCAAGGTGGTTCTCCTGGGCAGCAGCTCTGTGGGCAAGTCCAGCCTGGCTCTGCGATTCCTCAAGAACGACTTCAGGGAGATCCTGCCGACCCTGGGCT GCGCCTTCTTCACTCATATGATGGAAGTCGATGGGAAAGCCTTGAAGCTGGAGCTCTGGGACACGGCGGGACAGGAGAAATATCACAGCGTTTGCCACCTCTATTTTCGGGGTGCCAACGCCGCTCTCTTGGTTTATGACATTGCAAATAAG GATACTTTCCACAGGGCCCAGAACTGGTGGAAGGAGCTGGAGAATGAGTTTCAGCCTGAAGAAATTGTTGTGATTTTGGTAGGCAACAAGACAGATCTTGAGGATTCTCGGGAAGTGACATTTGAG gaaggaaaaacattttcaGAAAGTAACAAGTTATTGTTCATGGAAACATCGGCCAAACTAAACCACCAAGTGACCGAAGCCTTCACTGCTGTAG ctCGGGAGTTATTACAAAGGGAAGAACAACATGGAGGCCAAGCTCAGCGGAAGAGCCCCTCGGTTGATCTGGAGAATTCAACCAGTCAAAGAAAGGCCAAATGCTGCCTGGACTAG